Genomic DNA from candidate division WOR-3 bacterium:
AAGAAAGAAATGGGTTCAATTCCCGAAAAATCTGAATTAGAGAAGGAGGAATAAAATATGGCAAAGGCGGTTGGTATAGATCTTGGAACCACAAACTCCTGTCTTGCAATTATGGAAGGAAATGAGCCAAAAGTAATTCCGAATAAAGAAGGTGGAAGGGTTACCCCTTCTGTTGTTTCTTTTAGAGAAACAGGAGAGATAATAGTGGGAAGCATAGCAAAAAGACAGGCAATTGTTAATGCTGAAAATACAGTTTATTCTATAAAGAGATTTATGGGTAGAAGGTATGATGAGGTTCTGGAGGAGATTAGGAGAGTTCCCTATGAAGTTGTAAGAGGTCCGCATGATGATGCAAGAGTTAAAATAAGAGATAAAATATATTCCCCTCCTGAAATTTCTGCATTTATTTTAAGGTATTTAAAAGAAAGTGCTGAAGAATATCTTGGTGAAAAGATAACTCAGGCTGTAATAACAGTTCCAGCATATTTTAATGATGCTCAGAGACAGGCTACAAAGGATGCAGGTAGAATAGCAGGGCTTGAAGTTTTGAGAATTATTAATGAGCCTACTGCTGCTGCTCTTGCTTATGGTCTTGATAAGCAGAAAGATATTAAAGTTGCTGTATATGATTTAGGTGGAGGAACATTTGATATATCAATCCTTGAACTTTCAGAAGAGGGAGTTTTTGAAGTAAAATCAACAAATGGTGATACTCATTTAGGTGGTGATGATTTTGATCAGAGAATTATAGACTGGCTTGTTGAGGAGTTTTTAAAAGAGGAAGGAATTGATTTGAGAAAGGATAGATCTGCAATGCAGAGATTAAAGGAAGCTGCGGAGAAAGCCAAAATTGAACTTTCAACAATGATGACTACAACTATATCACTTCCTTTTATTGCAGGTCCCAAACATCTTGAAAGAGAATTAACAAGGGCAAGATTTGAAGCAATGGTAAGAGATTTGATAGATAGAACAATAGAAATATGTAAGAGGGCGCTTGAGGATGCAAAATTGAGACCTTCTGATATAAACGAGGTGATTCTTGTTGGAGG
This window encodes:
- the dnaK gene encoding molecular chaperone DnaK; the protein is MAKAVGIDLGTTNSCLAIMEGNEPKVIPNKEGGRVTPSVVSFRETGEIIVGSIAKRQAIVNAENTVYSIKRFMGRRYDEVLEEIRRVPYEVVRGPHDDARVKIRDKIYSPPEISAFILRYLKESAEEYLGEKITQAVITVPAYFNDAQRQATKDAGRIAGLEVLRIINEPTAAALAYGLDKQKDIKVAVYDLGGGTFDISILELSEEGVFEVKSTNGDTHLGGDDFDQRIIDWLVEEFLKEEGIDLRKDRSAMQRLKEAAEKAKIELSTMMTTTISLPFIAGPKHLERELTRARFEAMVRDLIDRTIEICKRALEDAKLRPSDINEVILVGGMTRVPAVQEAVRSFFGKEPHKGVNPDEVVAMGAAIQAAVLAGEVKRDIVLLDVTPLSLGVETLGGVMTVIIPRNTTIPVRKSEIFTTAQDNQTAVTIHVLQGERPMAKDNRSLARFELYGIPPAPRGVPQIEVTFEIDADGILHVSAKDLATGREQKVRVHSSSGLTEEEIQRMIKEAEMHAEEDRKRKELIDTKNQADSFIYTVEKSLRDLGDKIDSSKKSRVMEKLNELREAMKKDDAGYIKDKMKELQEVWYQATEEIYQRGRGAEFYSGRGRSAEGMRTPPEEKVEEKKEDKGKDKTVDADYEVID